A single Pseudomonas brassicacearum DNA region contains:
- a CDS encoding Ig-like domain-containing protein, with translation MYNDKDSVRDTLLINDVREATFDPVLGESVLLALKVVLSSNRMAATGVTVTFSIERGEKVSVITDDQGWASYTYTADTPGNVAVIAKLTGCDEPIHTFPLKVLAAGFWDGAMFQFGASEPAVWGTEAAFPRTSGGHTVWFKTDSAPLLGRQFCLGLTGYSSATELGLTVVPPLGEYRALPDNGELKWDFSYTGSRGGAYGLKLASPLILKHSPMNVMSLAPEGSRIEGAE, from the coding sequence ATGTACAACGATAAGGATTCAGTCCGTGACACTCTGCTGATCAATGACGTGCGCGAGGCCACGTTTGATCCGGTCTTGGGTGAAAGCGTTCTTCTGGCGCTCAAGGTCGTCTTGTCCTCCAACCGCATGGCCGCTACTGGGGTGACCGTCACTTTCTCGATTGAGCGAGGGGAGAAAGTATCGGTCATAACGGATGACCAGGGTTGGGCAAGCTACACCTACACCGCCGACACGCCAGGTAATGTGGCCGTGATTGCAAAGTTGACCGGGTGCGACGAACCCATTCATACGTTCCCCCTCAAGGTATTGGCGGCGGGTTTCTGGGACGGCGCAATGTTCCAGTTCGGTGCGTCCGAGCCGGCGGTCTGGGGCACAGAAGCGGCTTTCCCTCGGACGTCTGGAGGCCACACCGTCTGGTTCAAGACCGACTCGGCCCCCTTGCTCGGCCGCCAGTTTTGCCTCGGGTTGACCGGCTATTCTTCTGCCACTGAGCTGGGGCTGACTGTAGTGCCGCCCTTGGGTGAATATCGAGCGCTTCCCGACAATGGAGAGTTAAAGTGGGATTTCAGTTATACCGGTTCGAGGGGCGGTGCCTATGGGTTGAAATTGGCGTCTCCGTTGATACTCAAACACTCACCCATGAACGTAATGTCGTTAGCGCCTGAGGGGAGTCGAATCGAGGGTGCAGAGTGA
- a CDS encoding DUF58 domain-containing protein has product MKPSRLLLTWLALLLALSIVLGALRALGMAVPSTLLSINWGLLLALLALALLDAVRVRRLPSPRVQRQMPGSLALGRWGEVRLEISHDFAQPLHVQLFDHVPDALDFENLPLSVELQPGQVSQVGYRLRPLKRGHFTFERCETNLPSPLDLWTDRRLLDAVDHTRVYPDFARLYDGQLLAVDNWLSQLGIRQRQRRGQGQEFHQLREFREGDSLRQIDWKATARHRTPIAREYEDERDQQIIFMLDCGRRMRSQDGELSHFDHALNACLLLSYTALRQGDAVGLSTFASEQPRYLAPVKGTGQLNVLLNTVYDLDSSQHPADYQAAVTQLLARQKRRALVVLVTNLRDEDDEELLTAVKRLGQRHRVLVASLREEALDRLRQAPVQTLPEALAYCGTVDYLNARATLHERLSAHGMAVLQARPGELGAELVTLYLGWKKAGDL; this is encoded by the coding sequence ATGAAACCCTCGCGCCTGCTATTGACCTGGCTCGCGCTTCTGCTGGCCCTCAGTATCGTGCTCGGCGCGCTACGGGCGCTGGGCATGGCGGTTCCATCAACGCTGCTGTCGATCAACTGGGGGTTGCTGTTGGCCTTGCTGGCCCTGGCGCTGCTCGACGCGGTGCGCGTCAGGCGCCTGCCCTCGCCCCGGGTGCAACGGCAGATGCCCGGCAGCCTGGCCCTGGGCCGCTGGGGCGAAGTTCGCCTGGAGATCAGCCATGACTTTGCCCAGCCGCTGCACGTGCAGCTTTTCGATCATGTACCCGACGCTCTGGACTTCGAGAACCTGCCGCTGTCGGTCGAGCTGCAACCCGGCCAGGTCAGCCAGGTCGGCTACCGCCTGCGCCCGCTCAAGCGCGGCCACTTCACCTTCGAACGGTGCGAAACCAACCTGCCAAGCCCGCTGGACCTGTGGACCGACAGACGCCTGCTGGACGCCGTCGACCACACCCGCGTCTACCCGGATTTCGCCAGGCTCTACGACGGTCAACTGCTGGCGGTGGACAATTGGCTCAGCCAGCTCGGCATCCGCCAGCGACAACGGCGCGGCCAGGGCCAGGAGTTCCATCAACTGCGCGAATTCCGCGAGGGCGACAGCCTGCGCCAGATCGACTGGAAGGCCACGGCCCGCCATCGCACACCCATCGCCCGGGAATACGAAGACGAACGCGACCAGCAGATCATCTTCATGCTCGACTGCGGCCGGCGCATGCGCAGCCAGGACGGCGAACTGTCGCACTTCGACCATGCCCTCAATGCCTGCCTGCTGCTCAGCTACACCGCGCTGCGCCAGGGCGATGCCGTCGGCCTGAGTACCTTCGCCAGCGAACAGCCGCGCTACCTCGCCCCGGTCAAGGGCACCGGCCAACTCAACGTGTTGCTCAACACCGTGTACGACCTCGACAGCAGCCAACACCCCGCCGACTACCAGGCCGCCGTCACGCAACTGCTGGCCCGGCAAAAACGCCGGGCGCTGGTGGTATTGGTGACCAACCTGCGAGATGAGGACGATGAAGAACTGCTGACCGCCGTCAAACGCCTGGGCCAGCGGCATCGGGTATTGGTGGCGAGCCTGCGGGAAGAGGCGCTGGACCGGCTGCGCCAGGCGCCGGTGCAGACCTTGCCCGAGGCGCTGGCGTATTGCGGGACGGTGGACTATCTGAACGCACGGGCCACGCTCCATGAGCGCTTGAGTGCCCATGGGATGGCGGTGCTGCAAGCCCGGCCCGGGGAGTTGGGGGCCGAGCTGGTGACGTTGTATCTGGGGTGGAAGAAGGCGGGGGATTTGTAG